From Mya arenaria isolate MELC-2E11 chromosome 12, ASM2691426v1, the proteins below share one genomic window:
- the LOC128212136 gene encoding prolactin-releasing peptide receptor-like → MNMELSLNESEAPPLQDILKESASLTTVFIVLYVVLFFIGVSGNSLVVYVVMRNKAMQTITNIFITNLAFSDIMMCMLAVPFTPLSYFMNSWVFGEVLCHIVPMSLCICVYVSTLTSTAIAVDRYFVIVYPFKPRMKTCVCLLMIVAIWIISVSISLPLGIYQVIEVDRTESKICKEQWPKDQARQFFTVTSLVLQYIVPCSIITYCYSKVSLALRRRSRSRIGTGSVSRERDEMEIRRKKRTNKMLIAMVTIFVCCWLPLNMVLLVAEYHSPFNYKAYFPLIFLASHVIAMSSIIYNPFLYAWMNDNFKKEFKLVLPCLFRRGNDRNVNGNYTQYTHVETNPSVVMNKSPQKETNGNENVKETKAYFEAETEKVHLNVSDEHDNSD, encoded by the coding sequence ATGAATATGGAGCTTTCCTTAAATGAGAGCGAGGCTCCGCCTTTGCAGGACATTTTGAAGGAGTCCGCCTCTCTAACAACTGTATTTATAGTCTTGTACGTGGTACTCTTCTTTATAGGAGTGAGTGGAAACTCCCTTGTGGTGTATGTAGTGATGCGGAACAAAGCCATGCAgacaattacaaatatttttatcactaACTTGGCATTTTCCGACATCATGATGTGTATGCTAGCTGTCCCATTCACTCCGTTGTCGTATTTCATGAACTCATGGGTGTTTGGGGAAGTGTTATGTCATATTGtgcctatgtcactgtgtataTGCGTGTATGTATCAACGCTTACGTCAACAGCTATCGCCGTAGACCGATATTTCGTGATAGTGTACCCGTTCAAGCCACGTATGAAGACATGCGTATGTCTGCTTATGATCGTCGCCATCTGGATAATTTCTGTGTCTATCTCCCTGCCGCTCGGAATCTACCAAGTTATTGAAGTCGATCGAACTGAAAGTAAAATCTGCAAAGAACAGTGGCCGAAAGATCAGGCCAGACAGTTCTTTACTGTGACAAGCCTAGTACTGCAGTACATAGTGCCTTGTAGTATAATTACATATTGTTATTCTAAGGTTTCTCTGGCACTGAGGCGAAGATCTAGGTCACGAATAGGAACTGGAAGCGTTTCACGAGAAAGAGATGAAATGGAAATAAGAAGGAAGaaaagaacaaataaaatgttgattgCCATGGTTACCATATTTGTGTGCTGCTGGTTACCACTGAATATGGTACTTCTTGTCGCTGAATATCATTCACCATTTAATTATAAAGCATACTTTCCATTAATATTTCTTGCGTCGCATGTAATAGCCATGAGTTCCATCATTTACAATCCATTCTTATACGCTTGGATGAATGACAATTTCAAGAAAGAGTTCAAACTTGTGTTGCCATGTCTCTTTCGAAGGGGAAATGATAGGAATGTGAATGGAAACTACACACAATACACGCATGTTGAGACGAATCCATCTGTTGTAATGAACAAGTCCCCACAGAAAGAAACAAAcggaaatgaaaatgttaaagaaacaaAAGCTTATTTTGAAGCAGAAACCGAAAAGGTCCATCTCAACGTGAGCGACGAACATGACAATTCCGATTGA